The nucleotide sequence TAGACTCAGGCTTGGTAGTGTCACTTACGGTGCCCTTCTGCAACTCAGCAATTAAAGCGTCcttgtctttgatttcttgcTGAAGTTTCAAGATAGCAAGCTCGTCTTCCTCTATTTTAAGTTTACTCTTCAACTTATATGTAGTGAATATTTCGTCTTGAGCAGTTCCAGTAAGATGGTTGATGAGACCAATGAGTTCTCCATTGTCATGAGCAGTAATAATCTCTTGGTGGGTAATTTTGTCTAACCGGATTGCAGTTGAGCTGGCAACACGCGTTTTCCCCGGTGTGATGGCTTTTTTGGCTGTAATTGGACTTGATCTGCCCTTTGTTTTACCATTTGGGGTGCTGACTTTCGTTACTTTATTTGTAGGTTTGGTGGGTGTTTTGGCCTTTATTGACGTGGAACTGGCGGCCAGCAGTGGCCTGGAACTAGGTTCGGGGTCGGAGGTCAACTCTTTCCGCGAACTGGCTCTTTTTTTATCGGGTCCTCTTGTTTGCACCATTTGTTTGTTTAGTGTTTTGTGAATAGAAATTCGCgctttttgaagataggACAGGCCCGGGCCACTTTTAGCGGTGCTCTCCCCCCCTGGCAGTAGACTTCGCGGAACCAAAACTAAATCTCAGGTACTTGGGCTCAGTTCCTTCACGCACTTTTGACATCCCAAGAAACCAATCCTTTAACAGTATGTCCTTTTCTGCTGAGAATTTTGAACGGAAACTCGCGTCCCTACAAGAGACCCAGGACTCGATCGTCTCGATTTCACAGTGGGTATTATTCCATCACAGGCACAGCAAAGAGATATGTGAGATCTGGAGCCAGTTCGTATTGAAACCCCATTTGAATTCTCAGAAGCGTTTATCATTATTATATCTTTGTAATGACGTGGTTCAACAGGCGAGACACAAACGGAAGCTCGAGTACATTGAAGGATTTGCCATCGTGTTACCTGGGGTTTTTGCCAGTATTTTCCATAAGTTGGATGGCCCTTTCAAACCCAAAGTTGAGAGAGTAGTCCGTGTATGGGACGAGAGACAGGTATTTTCAAAGACCCAATTGGATGCCATGAGAAAATCCCTCACCCATCCATCGTCAATAGCGACCGTATCAACACCCTCGTCGGAACGGAAGTCTTCTGATGCTATCGTCCctgaacttggacttttgaATGATCTTTTGAAACACATGAATGAGCTAATAGACATCAGTcagaacaacttgaatcaAGTGGGAATCCAATCCAAGAAGTACTTACCCAACGATCCTTCTGTATCGGAGTCATTGCCATCGCCCAAACTCTACATATCAAAactcaacaatttggagaagatgtGTCAAATGTCAAACCAGAACATAGATAGCATAAAAGATGAAAGACAAAAAATTTTAACgaatttgaacaatttgaagaatatcatcGAGGAAGGCTTGAAGACAGACGAATCAAAGAAACATATCATTAACTCAAAGTTGTCAACTTTGTACAAAACTCGGAATGAGCTTGTAGAGATGGTTGCGGATGAGGAAGGTGAAGGCTCTACTGAGATTGtttctccttcttttgaCTCCAATACAGCTAAGGTTGTCAATGATGAAGGAGAGCAGATGCCTTTCTATGACTCAAACGATAGTGACCTGGACTCGGCCCCAGCAAAGTATCAAGATACTGGAGCGTATACCACTTCTTCTGTGGCTAAAagtgacgatgatgacaatgATATATTGCCCACATATGAAGACGATAGCGACTCTGCTGCTGAATTGGTGCCCACTCCTAGAGCTACTCCAGACTCGGAGGTGAAACTCCCACCCCCAAAGCGGTTCAAAAAGTCGAAGTCCAAGTCGGTAGCATTTTCTGAAAatattgaaatcaaggaGTATGATCGTGAAAATCAAACTGAGATTATCAAGATTATTAAGAGTGACGACGACCAAACTGAATTAgacgaagacgatgagTACGATGGTGGATTAAGTGATGACTTCCCATCCCATCATAAAGATGCAATTGAGTTGAAACACGAGGAGTCGGATAGAGAAGAGTCCGAATACGATCCTCAAGGCTCAGGGCTGAATGGCACATCAGTTTTAGATATATTATCAAAACTTCAATAATCTGTGTACTTTATTTATGTCTAAGCAAGCTAATACAAATTCTTGATGCAGGCATGAACTTTCTAAGGTTATGATACGTACGTACTTGTCTGAAGGGCTTAAATTGGTTTAGTAAATGAATGCCTTCATTAAGTCTGCTTTGGTTTGGAACACTTCGGCTGAGATCGATGGAGAGCCTCTTTAGCATATCGTCGTTAAATTTGGGGAGCTGGGTAGTAAAATGACTGCCTGCAATGGGAGATAAATCTGCAATCGAAGTACCCGACCCCAAATACACAAGATTCTTAGCTCTTGTCATTGCAACATATAAAAGTCGAGCCATAGAACTGGAGGTGTGTTCATCAGATGTTAGAAGGGCATCCCATGAGCCTCTTGTGTAAGGAGATGTTCCGatcacaaacacaatagGAAATTCAAGCCCTTTGGAAGCATGGATAGTCGATATATTCACGGTGTCTGGAGAATTGTTTAGGACCTCTTCGTTATAATTCCGAAGAAAGTGCTTTACGAATGAATCACCTGTAGCCTCAAGAACACCTTTACTTTGATAATGGCTGTAACTGGACTTTAGAGACAATTCGAATTCCTTCAAGTGTTCGTTAAGTTCCTTCGTATACGAGAGACGCAAAGCATCCAAATCTGCTTCGTTGgttgactttttgattccTGTGGGTGTGTTGAGATAGTCTTTGAGTACCAGATTTTCTATCATGAAAAGTAAACTTTGGAGAACCATTTCAGGGGTCTGGGAAGCATAGTTCTGAGCCAATTGTTGTCTTTGGGTGCCAATACTCTCAAGAAAGGTATTGAATCGCTTGATAATTTTTTTATGTCTGGATGTCTTGTAAACTGTTTCAATGGCAAATCCTTTACGAACATTACCAATAGAGTTGGCAATTAGATAGtcttcaagagaatcaGTCTTTAACCCTTCTTCTCGGCCCCAAGTCCGGCTTAGAGAGAAGATCTTGCTAATACGGGCTTTGCTTCCAAACTCGGTATCAAGGAACATCAAGATGCAAAGTAGGGGCAACTCACTACCTGAAGTTCTCTCGAGTGCATTCAATAGACTCAACATTATTTGCACTTTAGACTTGATCCAAGAGAGCGATGAATTTAATTTGTTAGACTTTATTCCGTAGttattggccaaaatcaGGCCAAAATCTTCGATCTCCTTATTGGATCTCGCTAGAACTGCAAAATCGGAAAGTTTGAACATACCTCCCAGCTCACAGCATAGTCTAATTATCTCTTGGATTATGAACTGATACTCTTCAGAAGGACTTTTGAATTCTTTTATGACTGGGGGATGGCTTGATTCCTTAACCGAATGTATACTTCGTGAAAGCACATCACTCTGAGGCACACAAACTTCAACTGCACATTTTAAGACCTCGGGCGTACATCTGAAAGACTCTTTTATAACAGAATGTTTCACAGTGAATTCAGGAAACTCTGGAAAATGGTGTTCGATTACTTTCATCATCTCAGGCTTCGATCCCAAAAACTCATAGATGCTTTGATTTGGATCTCCGGCAATACAAAGATGCTTTGTGGTGTTGAGGGCATGGCCTCGTGTGGGATatttcaccaccttctCTATTATCGTCATCAATCCTTGGTACATGTCCTGGAACTCATCTACCACAACCACCTTGTagttgaaaagttgttcGATAAACTCATTCTTTGCTAGAGAAACGTCAATCAACTTCGCCGCATTGTCGACTAAATCATGGTATCTTATTATCCCTGCTGTATCTAAGTATTCCATCAACGCATCAACATATTCATTATTCACCTTATACTTTTTGGCAGCATCCAGAGTGGAAAGTCGTTCTCCCCGTACTTCGGCAAccatttgatcaaatgcCTTATGAGTTAGATGGCCTCCATAGGCATGGCCTCCTACTCGAGCGAAGGATCCCAACAATATAGATGAAGCATATTTCCAACTTAAGTCGTCTATAAGGTACCGGTTCTGTAGATGAGGAAGGTATTGTGACGCATTTATGTCAACTATCTTGGCACAAAACAGGTGGAATGTGCTAACATTTATCATATTTGTTGTTTCAGCCCCCAAGGATTCAGTGAGAGACTCTTGAATTGACCGTACAGATTTGTTGGCCATCGAGAGTACCAATATTTCTTTGGGATTTATTTGGTGGTTGTCGATCAAATGGCTGATCCTTCTTGTAAGGGTGAACGTTTTGCCGCTTCCAGGCCCTGCCATTACTGAGAGAATGCTATTATGAGTAGCGGGATCAGTTATAATGGCATTTTGGGATATAGTTACACGTCTATCTGGTGAACTCTCGACGTCCACTGCGAATGGTATGCGTTCTGTAGTATTTCTTATTGAGTCTACATCCCCGGAAAGGCTTGTTCGGGCCTCCATTAGGTGGTATATGTGAATTTGTCCTAGGATGCAAATGAATCTTTATCTGTGGCAGCGCGACTCTAATGAGGTCGCAATTTGTTGATACTTTTCATTTTGATTCAGTCATGGCAACTGCTTTAGACCTCTTAAAAGGGGTTTTAGGGACGTCCTCAGAACCAATTGCACAAGAAAGGGATCCTAAAACACTGGAATTAAAGAACTTAAGTAGCTTCCTTTCCCAGAAAGAATCTGATTCGGCACTCCTTTTGGAAGTTCTTCGAGCTGAGGCCACTAACAACAATGAACAAGTACTTCCTCTGAGGATCAATAACCTTAGTGACGAGGAATTGCTCTTCCTTACAAGtaagtttgaagaatttcTGATGGAGTTTCGGActttcaaacaaaaactaGTCCCCATAGAGTTTGTActtgaaaacttcaatacCGAGCTCAGCCAACTATCGTCAAGTCTTGTTTCTCTCCACCAACAATCCAACCAACTTTCCCATAATCTCGATTCACAGAAAGGCACTatcgagaagttgaatCCCATTATCGTTGACCTCATAATTCCTACGGACATGGTCCAGTCCATTCTTTCTGGCAATGTAGATGCCAGCTGGATAGAGAACCTTCGGTTCATCAATGagaagttgatgttgatcaaacaactagaagaagaaaagctCGAGGAACGTCTCATAACCTTGTACAAAGACTCTGAAGCATTCAAGCAGCTTAAGGAAGGTATAGacattttggtggtaaagGCCACTGAACGGATAAGAGATTATATGATCATCCAAATCAAGCATTTAAGGTCTTCCACATCGGaatcttctcaaaagattcaacaGAATCTCTTGCTGGTGAAGGAAGCGTTCGCTTTTCTTAAGTTCCACCAACCAAAGCTTGCAGACCAGCTTCAACTAGCTTACTTTTACACTATGAGATGGTACTACGGCTCAAGATTCTCAAAATACCTTTATGCTTTACAGAAACTCAACCTACGGCATGTGGATTCCACTATGGTGCTAGGAGCTGACGGAGCTACTGGAACAGAGGACAAGTTGGGTTACATTGGTGGAGgtttgaagagttggatatATGCTGGAGGCTCTAGTGCTAATTCTCAGTCATCTCCAACATCGTTTCAGCATAATAAAGTCACTCTTCTAGAGTATTTGGGCTCGGTAGATAAGCgtcttgaaatcatcaacacgAACTTAGAAGACCTTCATAAGTCAGCCATGCCAGCCCAAATCGCGGAAACAACACCATTTGGCTACTGGGTTGAATTTGTATTCAACCAATGGTTTACCGCGTTACTCGACAACGTTGTGGTGGAATACCTTTTCGTGGTGgaattcttcttccaaggagaagaaaagtATCATACGGTGGAGTTTTCCAATCCAGTGACAGGAGAACCAGAGAAAAAAGATTGGTCTTTGTTGATGTTCGACAATGTCTACAAAGTTGGCAGAGAGTTTCTTAGTTGGCTAATCACACATATG is from Yamadazyma tenuis chromosome 6, complete sequence and encodes:
- the VPS52 gene encoding Vacuolar protein sorting-associated protein 52 (EggNog:ENOG503NUU5; COG:U,Z; BUSCO:EOG092621GA), with product MATALDLLKGVLGTSSEPIAQERDPKTSELKNLSSFLSQKESDSALLLEVLRAEATNNNEQVLPSRINNLSDEELLFLTSKFEEFSMEFRTFKQKLVPIEFVLENFNTELSQLSSSLVSLHQQSNQLSHNLDSQKGTIEKLNPIIVDLIIPTDMVQSILSGNVDASWIENLRFINEKLMLIKQLEEEKLEERLITLYKDSEAFKQLKEGIDILVVKATERIRDYMIIQIKHLRSSTSESSQKIQQNLLSVKEAFAFLKFHQPKLADQLQLAYFYTMRWYYGSRFSKYLYALQKLNLRHVDSTMVLGADGATGTEDKLGYIGGGLKSWIYAGGSSANSQSSPTSFQHNKVTLLEYLGSVDKRLEIINTNLEDLHKSAMPAQIAETTPFGYWVEFVFNQWFTALLDNVVVEYLFVVEFFFQGEEKYHTVEFSNPVTGEPEKKDWSLLMFDNVYKVGREFLSWLITHMPSIFSAANRASTTLNSSRMTHTFQGSCDVYALLLMIRIIQTSSIQLHNQFHIPVLEDHINSLLLILWPQFTRVIDLNCDAMKKTIIRIGGNKGNLAPSSLTQQFGQMLSGLLKLSIIDVDGTRKIETLRGEPLYTSITRLRNDFENTLTKVSNQVKNPTDKEIFLYNNYFLIVNILKNENQDTSNDFINEQIDHFEKLCKAYENS
- a CDS encoding uncharacterized protein (COG:A; EggNog:ENOG503NWX7) produces the protein MSFSAENFERKLASLQETQDSIVSISQWVLFHHRHSKEICEIWSQFVLKPHLNSQKRLSLLYLCNDVVQQARHKRKLEYIEGFAIVLPGVFASIFHKLDGPFKPKVERVVRVWDERQVFSKTQLDAMRKSLTHPSSIATVSTPSSERKSSDAIVPELGLLNDLLKHMNELIDISQNNLNQVGIQSKKYLPNDPSVSESLPSPKLYISKLNNLEKMCQMSNQNIDSIKDERQKILTNLNNLKNIIEEGLKTDESKKHIINSKLSTLYKTRNELVEMVADEEGEGSTEIVSPSFDSNTAKVVNDEGEQMPFYDSNDSDSDSAPAKYQDTGAYTTSSVAKSDDDDNDILPTYEDDSDSAAELVPTPRATPDSEVKLPPPKRFKKSKSKSVAFSENIEIKEYDRENQTEIIKIIKSDDDQTELDEDDEYDGGLSDDFPSHHKDAIELKHEESDREESEYDPQGSGSNGTSVLDILSKLQ
- the HMI1 gene encoding ATP-dependent 3'-5' DNA helicase (COG:L; EggNog:ENOG503P0Q3); amino-acid sequence: MVAEVRGERLSTSDAAKKYKVNNEYVDALMEYLDTAGIIRYHDLVDNAAKLIDVSLAKNEFIEQLFNYKVVVVDEFQDMYQGLMTIIEKVVKYPTRGHALNTTKHLCIAGDPNQSIYEFLGSKPEMMKVIEHHFPEFPEFTVKHSVIKESFRCTPEVLKCAVEVCVPQSDVLSRSIHSVKESSHPPVIKEFKSPSEEYQFIIQEIIRLCCESGGMFKLSDFAVLARSNKEIEDFGSILANNYGIKSNKLNSSLSWIKSKVQIMLSLLNALERTSGSELPLLCILMFLDTEFGSKARISKIFSLSRTWGREEGLKTDSLEDYLIANSIGNVRKGFAIETVYKTSRHKKIIKRFNTFLESIGTQRQQLAQNYASQTPEMVLQSLLFMIENSVLKDYLNTPTGIKKSTNEADLDALRLSYTKELNEHLKEFELSLKSSYSHYQSKGVLEATGDSFVKHFLRNYNEEVLNNSPDTVNISTIHASKGLEFPIVFVIGTSPYTRGSWDALLTSDEHTSSSMARLLYVAMTRAKNLVYLGSGTSIADLSPIAGSHFTTQLPKFNDDMLKRLSIDLSRSVPNQSRLNEGIHLLNQFKPFRQVRTYHNLRKFMPASRICISLLRHK
- the CSM1 gene encoding csm1-like protein (EggNog:ENOG503P2S6; COG:S) — encoded protein: MVQTRGPDKKRASSRKELTSDPEPSSRPSSAASSTSIKAKTPTKPTNKVTKVSTPNGKTKGRSSPITAKKAITPGKTRVASSTAIRLDKITHQEIITAHDNGELIGLINHLTGTAQDEIFTTYKLKSKLKIEEDELAILKLQQEIKDKDALIAELQKGTVSDTTKPESNSSEDLFISPIRKRKNLNEEIINRDDITKELNTVGVILDMLQLLTGLKVMNHESDDHKFYFDLLQTSTVDRVDKLSMEYRLVIVKKFSSATEVNYIPSFLKIDNNDKDVLKKYLPDYFCDNLTFPYHTLSQFYSKMNKALNKIATR